Proteins from one Streptomyces caniferus genomic window:
- a CDS encoding IPT/TIG domain-containing protein, with product MQVTVTGPGGTSNGVPFTYTTASVPVLTSVTPASGPAAGGTTVTLTGTGLATAGAVRFGSTPATSFTVVSDTHITAVAPAGTGTVRVTVTTPGGTSNGVSYTYSVTPALSGVSPNQGPTSGGNTVTLTGTNLTGTTAVTFGATPATSFTVLSATQISAVVPAATPGPVDITVTTPGGTSTLQSSYFYVSTPVLTGVAPPSGPLSGGNTVTLTGVHLVEATAVRFGATAATTFTVVSDTQITAVVPPGADGLVGITVTTAGGTSNAVTYTYLAAPVVTTVVPNQGPTAGGITLTLTGTRLAQTTKVLVGGSPAGFTVVSDTHLVADALPGPAGPVDVTVTTPGGTSAPQAYTRVGTPGI from the coding sequence GTGCAGGTCACGGTGACGGGGCCCGGTGGTACGAGCAACGGTGTGCCGTTCACGTACACGACGGCCTCGGTACCGGTCCTGACGTCCGTGACCCCCGCTTCGGGCCCGGCGGCCGGGGGCACCACGGTGACCCTCACCGGCACGGGCCTGGCCACCGCCGGGGCGGTACGGTTCGGCAGCACGCCGGCCACGTCCTTCACCGTCGTCTCCGACACCCACATCACCGCGGTCGCCCCTGCCGGGACCGGCACGGTGCGGGTCACGGTCACGACACCCGGCGGCACCAGCAACGGCGTCTCCTACACCTACTCCGTGACACCGGCCCTGAGCGGCGTCAGCCCCAACCAAGGGCCCACCTCCGGCGGGAACACCGTCACCCTCACCGGCACCAACCTCACGGGAACGACCGCGGTGACCTTCGGCGCCACCCCCGCGACCTCCTTCACGGTCCTGTCCGCGACCCAGATCTCCGCCGTGGTCCCCGCTGCCACCCCGGGCCCGGTCGACATCACCGTCACCACCCCGGGCGGCACCAGCACCCTGCAGAGCTCCTACTTCTACGTCAGCACCCCGGTCCTCACCGGTGTCGCCCCGCCCTCGGGCCCGCTCTCGGGCGGCAACACCGTCACCCTCACCGGCGTCCACCTCGTCGAGGCCACCGCGGTGCGCTTCGGTGCCACCGCGGCCACCACGTTCACGGTGGTCTCGGACACCCAGATCACCGCCGTGGTCCCCCCGGGAGCCGACGGGCTGGTCGGCATCACGGTCACCACCGCCGGGGGAACGAGCAACGCGGTCACCTACACCTACCTGGCGGCCCCCGTCGTCACGACGGTCGTCCCGAACCAAGGGCCCACCGCCGGTGGCATCACCCTGACCCTCACCGGCACCCGCCTCGCCCAGACCACCAAGGTGCTCGTGGGCGGCAGCCCCGCCGGGTTCACCGTCGTCTCCGACACCCACCTCGTCGCCGACGCCCTCCCCGGCCCCGCCGGCCCGGTCGACGTCACCGTCACCACCCCGGGCGGCACCAGCGCCCCGCAGGCCTACACCCGAGTGGGCACACCCGGGATCTGA
- a CDS encoding IPT/TIG domain-containing protein, whose amino-acid sequence MPISPSQGSTGGGTVVTITGTNLAGATAVRFGTKTATITANTPTSVTVISPSGTGTVPVTVTTPGGTSNPLSFFYVGPPFKSAISPVSGVTAGGDTVTINGSGLTTATAVHFGATTATPTVVNDGQLTVAVPAGTGPGPVSVSVTTAGGTNNGLTYTYVDAPTIGTVNPNSGPATGGTVVTITGTNLSSTQSVLFGATPAPFSVLSDTTLSVVTPPTPDGAPGPAAITVTTTGGSAAGGDFTYLAGPGI is encoded by the coding sequence ATGCCCATCTCTCCCAGTCAGGGTTCCACCGGAGGTGGGACCGTCGTCACCATCACCGGTACCAACCTCGCCGGCGCCACCGCCGTGCGCTTCGGCACCAAGACCGCCACCATCACCGCCAACACCCCCACATCGGTCACCGTCATCAGCCCGTCGGGCACCGGTACGGTTCCCGTGACCGTGACCACTCCCGGCGGCACCAGCAACCCGCTGTCGTTCTTCTACGTAGGCCCGCCGTTCAAGTCCGCTATCTCCCCCGTATCGGGTGTCACCGCGGGCGGCGACACCGTCACCATCAACGGCAGCGGTCTGACCACCGCCACCGCGGTGCACTTCGGCGCCACCACGGCGACCCCGACCGTGGTCAACGACGGCCAGCTGACCGTCGCCGTGCCGGCGGGCACGGGGCCCGGACCGGTGAGCGTCAGTGTCACCACTGCCGGCGGCACCAACAACGGCCTGACCTACACCTACGTCGACGCTCCGACCATCGGCACGGTGAATCCCAACTCCGGCCCGGCCACCGGCGGCACGGTGGTGACCATCACCGGCACCAACCTGAGCAGCACCCAGTCGGTCCTCTTCGGCGCCACGCCGGCACCGTTCTCCGTCCTCAGCGACACCACCTTGTCGGTCGTCACCCCGCCCACGCCGGACGGTGCTCCCGGGCCCGCCGCCATCACCGTGACCACCACCGGTGGCAGCGCCGCCGGTGGTGACTTCACCTACCTGGCCGGCCCCGGCATCTGA
- a CDS encoding aminoglycoside phosphotransferase family protein, whose protein sequence is MMSPLPFGDRLRKELGTPGSHRVLESSPRSRVWRVELDGVPVVVKQLVEAPDAARRYANEVAALRLASRAEPAIVPGLLGTDDAERVLVLEHLAHRRPSRDWIVDYAAALARLHATGTPEDAGLLPAWSGPTPDDIGSFLHLAEALEVSVPSWAPAELEALADRIDRAPGHALLHGDPCPGNDLHTAQGVRFIDFEQAALGSGTMELAYLRIGFPTCWCSTAPDAPLMDRAETAYRTAWAAATGTEPDGDLTDACAGWLLRGDALVQRAHRDTVDHLARIPDRDWEWGTATARQRLVHRLGVVAQRTTGREDLSGLHRLSADLRHRMLTRWPTLRPLPSRRP, encoded by the coding sequence ATGATGTCGCCACTGCCGTTCGGAGACCGGTTACGGAAAGAGCTGGGGACGCCCGGGAGCCACCGCGTCCTGGAGAGCAGCCCACGTTCGCGCGTCTGGCGCGTCGAGCTGGACGGGGTACCGGTGGTCGTCAAGCAGCTCGTCGAGGCGCCCGATGCCGCACGGCGGTACGCGAACGAGGTGGCCGCCCTGCGGCTCGCCTCCCGGGCCGAACCGGCCATCGTGCCGGGCCTGTTGGGCACCGACGACGCGGAGCGCGTGCTGGTCCTGGAGCATCTCGCACACCGCCGGCCGTCCCGTGACTGGATCGTCGACTACGCCGCCGCCCTCGCCCGGCTGCACGCCACCGGTACGCCCGAGGACGCCGGGCTCCTGCCGGCCTGGTCCGGCCCCACCCCGGACGACATCGGCTCCTTCCTCCACCTCGCCGAGGCGCTCGAGGTGTCCGTGCCGTCCTGGGCGCCCGCCGAACTCGAGGCGCTCGCGGACCGGATCGACCGGGCACCGGGGCACGCCCTGCTCCACGGAGATCCGTGCCCCGGCAACGATCTGCACACCGCTCAGGGAGTGAGGTTCATCGACTTCGAGCAGGCCGCACTCGGCAGCGGAACCATGGAACTCGCGTATCTGCGCATCGGATTTCCGACGTGCTGGTGCTCCACCGCGCCGGACGCACCGCTCATGGACCGCGCCGAGACGGCCTACCGGACCGCGTGGGCCGCCGCGACCGGCACCGAACCCGACGGCGATCTGACCGATGCCTGCGCCGGCTGGCTGCTGCGCGGCGACGCACTGGTGCAGCGGGCCCACCGGGACACCGTCGATCACCTGGCCCGCATCCCGGACCGGGACTGGGAATGGGGCACCGCGACAGCCCGGCAACGGCTGGTCCACCGGCTCGGCGTCGTCGCACAACGGACGACCGGCCGTGAGGACCTCAGCGGTCTGCACCGTCTCTCCGCGGACCTGCGCCACCGCATGCTGACCCGGTGGCCCACGCTCCGGCCACTGCCCTCGCGGCGCCCGTAG
- a CDS encoding S1 family peptidase yields the protein MKHTCVPTSRTVLGSVGTVTLIAAALALQSAQAAPAKAAPEPPTATAAAQRARNISTALGAEAAGFYYDAPHNKLIVNVTTEAAAAKVRGAGAEAKIVKHSLTSLNAARATLKQQAAIPGTSWATDPKTNQVAVVADRTVTGDRLEQLKKVVSSLGDRAVLRQSTGTLRPLVAGGNAIWGSGARCSLGFNVIRDGRPYFLTAGHCANAVQSWAATQGGPEFAVTEAGSFPGDDFGIARYTDADVAHPSQVDLYNGSMQSIGKVGDAIVGERVQRSGSSTHLRSGEVTAVEVTANYQEGAVDDLVQASLCAESGDSGGGLFDGDTALGLTSGGRGTCATGGESFYQPVREALEKTGSHIG from the coding sequence TTGAAGCACACATGTGTACCTACGTCCCGCACCGTCCTCGGCAGTGTGGGGACGGTGACTCTGATCGCCGCCGCACTCGCTCTGCAGAGCGCCCAGGCCGCCCCGGCCAAGGCGGCCCCCGAGCCCCCGACGGCCACCGCCGCCGCGCAGCGCGCCAGGAACATCAGCACCGCCCTCGGGGCCGAGGCGGCGGGTTTCTACTACGACGCCCCGCACAACAAGCTCATCGTCAATGTGACCACCGAGGCCGCCGCGGCCAAGGTCCGTGGCGCCGGCGCCGAGGCCAAGATCGTCAAGCACTCCCTCACCTCGCTCAACGCCGCCCGGGCGACCCTCAAGCAACAGGCCGCGATCCCCGGAACGTCCTGGGCGACGGACCCCAAGACCAACCAGGTGGCCGTCGTCGCCGACCGTACGGTCACCGGCGACCGCCTGGAGCAGCTCAAGAAGGTCGTCTCCTCGCTCGGTGACCGGGCCGTCCTCAGACAGTCGACGGGCACCCTCCGGCCACTGGTCGCCGGCGGCAACGCCATCTGGGGGAGCGGCGCGCGCTGTTCGCTCGGCTTCAACGTCATCAGGGACGGACGGCCGTACTTCCTGACCGCCGGGCACTGCGCCAACGCCGTGCAGAGCTGGGCCGCCACGCAAGGGGGACCGGAGTTCGCCGTGACGGAGGCCGGCTCCTTCCCCGGTGACGACTTCGGGATCGCGAGGTACACCGACGCCGATGTCGCGCACCCCAGCCAGGTGGACCTCTACAACGGCAGCATGCAGTCCATCGGCAAGGTGGGCGATGCGATCGTGGGCGAGCGGGTGCAGCGCAGCGGCAGCAGCACGCACCTCCGCAGTGGCGAGGTCACCGCCGTCGAGGTGACGGCCAACTACCAGGAGGGGGCGGTCGACGACCTCGTCCAGGCCTCCCTCTGCGCGGAATCCGGGGACAGCGGCGGCGGGCTCTTCGACGGCGACACCGCGCTGGGCCTGACCTCGGGCGGCCGGGGCACCTGCGCCACGGGTGGCGAGTCGTTCTACCAGCCCGTACGCGAGGCCCTGGAGAAGACCGGATCGCACATCGGCTGA